A portion of the Lolium rigidum isolate FL_2022 chromosome 1, APGP_CSIRO_Lrig_0.1, whole genome shotgun sequence genome contains these proteins:
- the LOC124698438 gene encoding putative cysteine-rich receptor-like protein kinase 20 produces the protein MATPWDTSSSTLWGTLSQASSVAQLVGVDALGLASMVVQAALAARRHRDACVRLAQHVELIGGLLGELELAELMRREATRRPLEQLGAVLRRCYALVSACQDCGYLRRLLLGARMADELRAAQHEIDMFIRLIPLIALVDNSTDNRRVKTGERVADVITHSSNRHIRFSTRALEFTEARVQRGTELCNVGDQPFAGIADLQEQKVFDIEELVELCTSIEEACVGFSKFSFFQIVDATDNFSEKAIIGCGGFGTVYKGQLPDGVMVAIKRLDEHATVFDFKSELQLAKLQHTNLVRLLGWCIHGKESILVYTLIQNGSLDRYISDITKRPLLDWSKRLKIITGLTEGLVYLHKGSMFWIVHRDLKPHNILLDCNMNPKITDFGSATVLNSYAAEEHTSRVVGTCGYKAPEYASRGVYSMKTDVFSFGVLVLVIISGRKNTILDKRGDTVGDLVRDAWHMWKEQRLHELVDRTLGNRYDMAEITRCGQVALLCTQEDPSDRPTMTDVATMLNSESMSLPMEPKMPTALSKGSPGEDAVSTYTGQESRTIDITITSSAPMSTRVQIILDPEV, from the exons ATGGCGACCCCATGGGACACCTCCTCGAGCACCCTTTGGGGCACTCTGAGCCAGGCCTCCAGCGTGGCGCAGCTGGTGGGGGTGGACGCGCTCGGGCTGGCCTCCATGGTGGTGCAGGCCGCCCTGGCGGCGCGCCGCCACCGGGACGCCTGCGTGCGGCTGGCGCAGCACGTGGAGCTCATCGGCGGCCTGCTCGGTGAGCTGGAGCTGGCAGAGCTGATGCGGCGGGAGGCCAccaggcggccgctggagcagctcgGCGCCGTGCTGCGGCGGTGCTATGCGCTCGTCAGTGCGTGCCAGGACTGCGGCTACCTCCGCCGCCTGCTCCTGGGCGCGCGGATGGCCGACGAGCTCCGCGCTGCGCAGCACGAGATCGACATGTTCATCCGCCTTATCCCGCTCATCGCCCTTGTGGACAATTCTACAGATAATCGCCGTGTCAAG ACTGGCGAAAGGGTGGCCGACGTAATCACACATAGTTCAAATCGTCACATCAG GTTTTCAACAAGAGCTTTGGAGTTCACTGAAGCACGCGTGCAGCGAGGTACTGAACTTTGCAATGTTGGAGATCAACCATTTGCCG GAATAGCAGACCTTCAAGAACAGAAAGTCTTTGACATTGAAGAACTTGTGGAGCTTTGCACTAGTATAGAAGAGGCTTGCGTGGGATTCTCAAAGTTTAGTTTCTTTCAGATCGTGGATGCTACAGATAATTTCTCAGAGAAGGCAATAAttgggtgtggtggatttggtacaGTTTACAAG GGTCAGTTACCTGATGGAGTTATGGTTGCGATTAAACGGCTTGATGAGCATGCAACAGTATTTGATTTCAAAAGTGAATTGCAGCTTGCAAAGCTTCAGCATACCAATCTGGTTAGGTTATTAGGGTGGTGCATTCATGGGAAAGAAAGTATTTTAGTCTATACACTCATCCAAAATGGTTCTCTGGACCGTTACATATCTG ATATAACAAAAAGGCCATTGCTAGACTGGTCTAAGCGACTCAAGATAATTACAGGGTTAACAGAGGGCCTTGTTTACCTTCACAAAGGCTCCATGTTCTGGATCGTTCATAGAGACTTGAAACCACATAATATCCTCTTGGATTGCAACATGAACCCAAAGATTACTGATTTTGGATCAGCTACAGTACTGAATTCATACGCAGCAGAAGAACATACAAGCAGGGTCGTGGGCACTTG TGGTTACAAAGCTCCAGAGTATGCATCTAGAGGAGTTTACTCAATGAAGACAGATGTGTTCAGCTTCGGCGTCTTGGTTCTGGTGATCATTAGCGGACGTAAGAATACCATACTCGACAAGCGAGGTGATACTGTTGGTGATCTTGTACGAGAT GCATGGCATATGTGGAAGGAACAAAGGTTGCATGAGCTTGTGGACCGGACGTTAGGGAACAGATATGACATGGCTGAGATAACGCGATGCGGGCAGGTGGCACTGCTTTGTACTCAGGAAGATCCATCAGATCGGCCCACCATGACAGATGTTGCTACAATGCTGAACTCTGAAAGCATGAGCTTGCCAATGGAGCCTAAGATGCCTACCGCACTGAGTAAAGGGAGTCCTGGTGAAGACGCGGTATCAACATATACGGGCCAAGAAAGCAGAACAATAGACATAACCATAACGAGTTCGGCTCCCATGTCGACTAGAGTTCAAATCATTCTAGACCCAGAGGTTtga